CTAAAAATTCTTTAACATCCCCATGAATTTTAACATCCCCTGCTAAAACGGACTTGTCGATGTTAATATGAATTATTTTACAGTCTCCAATTCCCAATAACGTACGTTCTGAGAATTTACAACCAAGAGCTATTAAAACATCACAATTTTTCCCGGCATAATTGGCGGCTTCTGTACCTCTTAAACCAATCATACCTAGTGCAATTGAACTATCTTCTGATACCACTCCTCTTGCAGGGTAAGTGGTAACAACTGGAATTTCATTTTCCTCAGCAAATTTTTTTAGAGAATCTGATGCTTTTGACCATACAGTTCCCGCTCCTGCAAGTATAAGGGGTTTTTCAGAGTTTTTGAGCAATTTAATAGCTTTATGCAGTTTTTTAAAAGCAATTTTTGTTTTATACTCTTCATTATCACATTCAAGTGATTCCAGTATCGATCTAGCAACATAACTCTCAAGTACATCTTTTGGAAAATTAAGATGAATTGGACCTTTTTGATTATATGTCAAAGTTTCAATTGCTTTTTTTAAGGTTAAAATACCTTCTTGCGGATTTTTAATATCGAAACTTTTGAGAGTGATGGGTTTGAAGACAGCCCCAATATCAATATCCTGAAACCCTTTTTTACCTTTCATATCCCTTGAAACATCACCAGTTATCACAATTAGGGGAACAGAATCTTTATAAGCCGTTGCAACTCCCATTATAAGATTCAAAGCACCAGGACCTCCAGTTGCAGCACAAACACCAATACTTGCCGATGACCTAGCATAACCATCTGCTGCATGTGCAGCACCCTGTTCATGTCTCATGAGTATATGTTTTATTTTGGATTCGCGCATTGCATCGTAGAAAGGTAGTATCTGTTCTCCTGGGTGTCCAAAAAGAAATTTAACACCATTAAGTTCTAAAATTTTAACAAGTGCATCTGCACATCGTAAATTATCTGATTCCATTACTTTTTCTATATTGTTTTTACTTTTTATAAATATTAGGGCTGTAAAATTTCATAAATTATTAATGTTTCAAATTAGATAATAATACTTGAAAATCCATTTAAACTCATTTATGGAACATATTTTTTAAATCCTAGATATACTCTATTAAATAATTTTTAAGTTGCATAACGAAGTATTAAAAGATTTAAGAGGGGATATATAATGTCCAGAGATTTAGATACTTTACTAAAAGAAAAAAGGATTTTTAAACCTTCAAAAATACTGACAGATGAAACTAACATAAAAAAGTGGATGGAAACACAAGATGTTCATGATTATGATGAACTACTTGAAAGAGCAAGTGAAAATCCAGAATGGTTCTGGAATGATCTTGCAAGGGAACTTGAATGGTTTAAACCATACAGAAAAACTTTTGAATGGAATCCTCCCCATGCAAAATGGTTTTTAGAAGGTAAGTTCAATATAATTCATAATGCGCTTGATAGGCATATTAAAGGGCCGAATAGAGAAAAAATAGCCTATTTGTGGGAAGGAGAATCTGGGGAAGTCCGTAGTTTGACCTATATTGAACTTTACAAAGAAGTAAACAAATTTGCAAATGTACTTAGAGGTTTTGGAGTGGAAAAAGGAGATACTGTGAGTATATATCTTCCGATGATACTTGAACTTCCTATTGCAATGCTTGCATGTGCAAAAATTGGTGCAATTCATTCTGTTGTTTTTTCAGGGTTTTGGGCTAAAGCTTTCAAGGACCGAATAAATGATTCAGGTTCTAAAATTGCTATAACTGCAGATGGTTTTACTAGAAGGGGTAAGATCATAAATCTCAAGGAAAATGTAGATAAAATAATGGATAAGACACCATCCATTGAAAAATTGATAGTTATTAATCATGCTGACCTCCCAGTTGAAATGCATAGTCCAACTGATGTCTGGTGGCATGAGATTATGGAAAACAGTGATACCGAATGTAAAACTGAAGAAATGGATTCTGAAGATCCTTTATTCATACTATACACCTCGGGTACTACAGGTAAACCCAAGGGTGTTGTACATGTCCATGCAGGTTATGCTGTAGGGGTTTACACAACTATGAAATTTGTCTTTGATATTCAGGAGGAGGATGTATGGTGGTGTGCTGCCGATATTGGTTGGATTACAGGACATAGTTATATCGTTTATGCACCACTTCTAATTGGGGCTACATCGTTGATATATGAGGGAACTCCTGATTTTCCGGATCCTGGAAGGATATGGGGTATGGTTGAAAAGTATGGGGTTTCTGTGTTTTATACAGCGCCTACAACTGTTAGAATGTTTATGAAATTTGGAGAAAAATGGCCTGAAAAATATGATCTGAGTTCGTTACGTCTTTTAGGAAGTGTGGGAGAACCTATTAATCCTGAAGCATGGATATGGTATTATAATACTATTGGGAAAGGAAAATGTCCTATTATGGACACGTGGTGGCAGACTGAAACAGGAATGCATCTTATAACTCCTTTACCAATTTCAAAACTAAAACCCGGATCTGCTGTTAAACCATTCCCAACTGTAATAGCTGATGTAGTGGATGATGATGGTAAATCTGTTGTTGGTGGTGGGGGACATTTAGTTATAAAATCAACATGGCCGTCAATGTTTAGAACCCTTTACAAAGATCCTGATAGATATGTTGAGGCCTACTGGAGCACTTTTAAGAATATCTACCTGAGTGGTGATGTTGCAAGAAAGGATGAAGATGGTTATTTTTGGATACAAGGAAGAGAAGATGATGTTTTAAATGTTGCAGGACACAGAATAAGCACGGCAGAAGTTGAATCTGCTCTTGTAAGTCACCCTGGTGTTGCTGAGGCCGCTGTAGTGGGAAAACCAGATGAAATAAAGGGTGAAGAAATTTGTGCATTTATTGTATTGAAAGAAAATTACAAATTAGAAGAAAACCTTAAAGAGGCACTTATAAACCATGTTAGAATGGAGATAGGTCCAATTGCAACTCCTGCATGTGTAAATTGGGTATCAGATCTTCCAAAGACACGTTCTGGTAAGATCATGCGTAGAGTTATTAAGGCTAAGGTTAAGGGATATCCAGTTGGGGATATCAGCACACTTGCAAATCCCGAAGTTGTTGATGAGATTGATAAGCTAATAGATTAAATATGATTCTCTAAACCAAATAGGGGATGTAACATTTTTTTTGGAATCATTCTGTTACAAATCTTTTCAAAAATTTAGTAAATCTTGTTATGGGTTTTGAAAGTGGACCTATGCGATTTCCCGCTTTGTTTATGAGTATCAAATCTCTCATTTCTAGCGCCTGGGTAAATGCCAAAATCAGAATGTAAACAACAGGTATTAATAAAATGGATATTAACATTCCTGTGATTGTTTTTGGCATTAATAAAAGGCAAAATCCCAATAAAATTGATGCTATTGTGATTTTAATTAAATTAGCATAAGGCAGCTTTGTTTCAATAACTTGAAGACTTTTTAAGGTAGTAAGGAGCATTATAATAAATGAAGCTGACATTGTTGCAATTGCTGCTCCATTCAATCCCAATATTGGTACAAGG
The Methanobacterium spitsbergense DNA segment above includes these coding regions:
- a CDS encoding thiamine pyrophosphate-binding protein; protein product: MESDNLRCADALVKILELNGVKFLFGHPGEQILPFYDAMRESKIKHILMRHEQGAAHAADGYARSSASIGVCAATGGPGALNLIMGVATAYKDSVPLIVITGDVSRDMKGKKGFQDIDIGAVFKPITLKSFDIKNPQEGILTLKKAIETLTYNQKGPIHLNFPKDVLESYVARSILESLECDNEEYKTKIAFKKLHKAIKLLKNSEKPLILAGAGTVWSKASDSLKKFAEENEIPVVTTYPARGVVSEDSSIALGMIGLRGTEAANYAGKNCDVLIALGCKFSERTLLGIGDCKIIHINIDKSVLAGDVKIHGDVKEFLDRIMEVKFKKCENWLSIINKLSTKHHINTNYPNVPIKPQRAIKEILDASGDSIVVNDAGTHTTWVTLLISVKTPSSLLFSGGFGPMGYGIPGAIGAALANPNKRVVAVVGDGDFQMTSQELATINELDLPIIICIINNNSLRIIKQWQEMQYGESYQVELENPDFIKLSDAYHVPASRVDSPGEVFNAVQKALTLNIPYLIEVLVDEKEEIPLPEVLE
- the acs gene encoding acetate--CoA ligase; this translates as MSRDLDTLLKEKRIFKPSKILTDETNIKKWMETQDVHDYDELLERASENPEWFWNDLARELEWFKPYRKTFEWNPPHAKWFLEGKFNIIHNALDRHIKGPNREKIAYLWEGESGEVRSLTYIELYKEVNKFANVLRGFGVEKGDTVSIYLPMILELPIAMLACAKIGAIHSVVFSGFWAKAFKDRINDSGSKIAITADGFTRRGKIINLKENVDKIMDKTPSIEKLIVINHADLPVEMHSPTDVWWHEIMENSDTECKTEEMDSEDPLFILYTSGTTGKPKGVVHVHAGYAVGVYTTMKFVFDIQEEDVWWCAADIGWITGHSYIVYAPLLIGATSLIYEGTPDFPDPGRIWGMVEKYGVSVFYTAPTTVRMFMKFGEKWPEKYDLSSLRLLGSVGEPINPEAWIWYYNTIGKGKCPIMDTWWQTETGMHLITPLPISKLKPGSAVKPFPTVIADVVDDDGKSVVGGGGHLVIKSTWPSMFRTLYKDPDRYVEAYWSTFKNIYLSGDVARKDEDGYFWIQGREDDVLNVAGHRISTAEVESALVSHPGVAEAAVVGKPDEIKGEEICAFIVLKENYKLEENLKEALINHVRMEIGPIATPACVNWVSDLPKTRSGKIMRRVIKAKVKGYPVGDISTLANPEVVDEIDKLID